One Staphylococcus simiae genomic region harbors:
- the menC gene encoding o-succinylbenzoate synthase, giving the protein MKINHVNFYLYEEPFKSPIITPKIKLEQRQCLFIELVDEEGHAYFGECNAFATNWYDDETIQSVKKDIERWFATVQSQHIATYEAWLATLKILEHAPAARSTVVMALYQKYHQLTQFNVAYGATVSGLTKLQLQQLTQTKPQRIKLKWSPALLEDIETLKQLDFQFQLAVDANESLTAADVTTLLKLKDKVLYIEEPFKNIAQLKHMDQRDLPPIAIDEKARHIEQIKALVASYPINVVVVKPFRLGGIDKVQQIIKVLHQLNVKVVIGGMYEYGLSRYFTAMLAKDGDYPGDVTPTGYYFKQDVVEGSGILKGGSIEFHPPKIDITRLQPY; this is encoded by the coding sequence ATGAAAATTAATCATGTCAACTTTTATTTATATGAGGAACCGTTTAAGTCACCAATTATAACGCCTAAAATAAAGTTAGAACAACGACAATGTCTATTTATTGAACTTGTTGATGAAGAAGGACATGCATACTTTGGAGAGTGTAATGCTTTCGCAACAAACTGGTATGATGATGAAACGATTCAATCTGTTAAAAAGGATATTGAACGTTGGTTTGCAACAGTTCAGTCGCAGCATATCGCAACGTATGAAGCATGGTTGGCAACGTTAAAAATTTTAGAACATGCGCCTGCTGCAAGAAGTACTGTCGTTATGGCGTTGTATCAAAAATATCATCAACTAACTCAATTTAATGTCGCGTATGGAGCGACGGTAAGTGGATTAACAAAATTACAACTACAACAATTGACACAAACAAAACCGCAACGAATCAAATTAAAGTGGTCACCAGCGCTATTAGAAGATATTGAGACACTTAAGCAGTTGGATTTTCAATTCCAACTTGCGGTTGATGCTAATGAATCTTTGACAGCAGCGGACGTTACGACGTTATTAAAACTGAAAGATAAAGTATTGTATATTGAAGAACCATTTAAAAATATTGCTCAACTTAAACATATGGACCAACGAGATTTACCACCAATTGCTATTGATGAAAAGGCACGTCATATTGAACAAATTAAAGCATTGGTCGCAAGTTATCCAATCAATGTAGTCGTAGTTAAACCATTTCGACTAGGTGGTATAGATAAAGTTCAACAAATCATTAAAGTTCTACATCAGTTAAATGTTAAAGTGGTTATTGGAGGTATGTATGAATATGGTTTGAGTAGATATTTTACAGCCATGTTAGCTAAAGATGGAGATTATCCTGGAGATGTTACACCTACAGGATATTATTTTAAACAGGATGTTGTTGAGGGATCAGGCATATTAAAAGGAGGATCTATTGAATTTCATCCTCCTAAAATTGATATTACACGACTACAACCATATTAA
- the yidD gene encoding membrane protein insertion efficiency factor YidD, with protein MKKIFLALIHFYQRFISPLTPPTCRFYPTCSEYTREAIQYHGAFKGLYLGIRRILKCHPLHKGGFDPVPLKKDKSKHSHHNHD; from the coding sequence ATGAAAAAAATATTTTTAGCGCTGATTCATTTTTATCAACGCTTTATTTCGCCACTCACTCCACCTACTTGTCGTTTTTATCCGACATGTTCAGAGTATACTAGAGAAGCCATTCAATATCATGGTGCGTTTAAAGGCTTATATTTAGGCATCAGACGCATATTGAAATGTCATCCTTTACACAAAGGTGGCTTTGATCCAGTTCCATTAAAAAAAGATAAATCGAAACATTCACATCATAACCACGATTAA
- a CDS encoding alpha/beta hydrolase family protein — MPVTSFDHQFDEVTYVVDHLKVKALMMTPLTEIKRIVVYLRGGKGQVGRVRAARLMQFADKDTLVIGPYYRGNNGSEGKDEFYRGDLNDVTVLIRLLHSKYPDAFIHMIGFSRGGLQGLLTFQELPVSSYIIWGGVSDINLMYEERIDLRGMLRRMVGHPQKDKVQYEARDAIHLLNRQSPPILIVHGEKDQQVGIHQAYYLEQQLSLKGVTYDTFYQEDEGHVPRPPALKEALSYIKSFMTKVETHQLTNR, encoded by the coding sequence ATGCCAGTGACATCATTCGATCATCAATTTGATGAAGTTACTTATGTTGTAGATCACTTAAAAGTCAAAGCATTAATGATGACACCGTTGACTGAGATTAAAAGAATTGTTGTCTATTTACGTGGTGGAAAAGGTCAAGTTGGTCGAGTTAGAGCAGCGCGTCTAATGCAATTTGCAGATAAAGATACATTAGTGATAGGCCCGTACTATAGAGGGAATAATGGTAGTGAAGGCAAAGATGAATTTTATCGTGGTGATCTCAATGATGTTACAGTACTCATACGCTTATTACATAGTAAATATCCAGATGCATTTATCCATATGATAGGATTTTCTAGAGGAGGATTGCAGGGGTTATTGACTTTTCAAGAGTTACCTGTGAGTAGTTACATTATTTGGGGTGGCGTATCAGATATTAATTTAATGTATGAAGAACGTATAGATTTAAGAGGGATGTTAAGAAGAATGGTGGGACATCCTCAAAAAGATAAAGTACAATATGAAGCTCGTGATGCTATACATTTACTTAATCGTCAAAGTCCTCCAATTTTAATCGTTCATGGTGAGAAAGATCAACAAGTTGGGATACATCAGGCTTATTACTTAGAGCAACAACTCTCTCTTAAAGGAGTAACATATGATACTTTTTATCAAGAAGATGAAGGACATGTACCGAGACCGCCAGCATTAAAAGAAGCATTAAGTTATATCAAATCATTTATGACTAAAGTCGAAACACATCAACTTACGAATCGTTAA
- the pckA gene encoding phosphoenolpyruvate carboxykinase (ATP), with translation MSVDSYTESTKIDNLLKKPSSLFQLSTTQLYNKILDNDEGVLTELGAVNASTGKYTGRSPKDKFIVTEPSYRDNIDWGTINQPIDEETFLSLYHKVLDYLDQKDELYVFNGYAGSDKDTMLKLTVINELAWHNLFAKNMFIRPESKEEASKIKPNFTIVSAPHFKADPKVDGTNSETFVIISFKHKVILIGGTEYAGEMKKGIFSVMNYLLPMQDIMSMHCSANVGEKGDVALFFGLSGTGKTTLSADPKRKLIGDDEHGWNKNGVFNIEGGCYAKAIHLSKEKEPQIYNAIKYGTILENTVVAEDGSVNFDDNRYTENTRAAYPINHIDNIVVPSKAAHPNTIIFLTADAFGVIPPISKLNKKQAMYHFLSGFTSKLAGTERGVTEPEPSFSTCFGAPFLPLHPTVYADLLGELIDQHDVDVYLVNTGWTGGKYGVGRRISLHYTRQMVNQAISGKLKHAEYTKDSTFGLSIPVEIEDVPKTILNPINAWSDPDKYKAQAQDLIQRFENNFEKFGKEVEHIASQGGFNK, from the coding sequence ATGTCAGTAGATAGTTACACTGAATCAACTAAAATAGACAACTTATTAAAGAAACCATCTTCACTTTTCCAACTTTCAACAACGCAATTGTATAATAAAATACTGGACAATGATGAAGGTGTACTCACAGAATTAGGCGCTGTTAATGCTAGCACAGGTAAATATACTGGTCGCTCACCTAAAGACAAATTTATTGTCACAGAACCTTCTTATAGAGATAACATTGATTGGGGAACTATTAATCAACCCATTGATGAAGAAACATTCTTAAGTTTATACCATAAAGTGTTAGATTATTTAGATCAAAAAGATGAACTGTATGTCTTTAATGGATACGCAGGTAGTGACAAAGATACCATGTTAAAACTAACAGTCATTAATGAACTGGCTTGGCATAATTTATTTGCTAAAAATATGTTCATTAGACCTGAATCTAAAGAAGAAGCATCAAAAATAAAACCCAATTTCACAATTGTTTCAGCACCACATTTTAAAGCTGATCCAAAAGTTGACGGTACAAATTCAGAGACGTTCGTTATTATTTCTTTCAAACATAAAGTGATTCTAATTGGTGGTACTGAATATGCCGGAGAAATGAAAAAAGGTATCTTCTCTGTTATGAATTATTTATTACCAATGCAAGACATTATGAGCATGCATTGTTCAGCAAATGTCGGAGAAAAAGGCGATGTTGCTTTATTCTTCGGTTTATCAGGTACAGGTAAAACGACTTTATCTGCAGATCCTAAACGTAAATTAATTGGTGATGATGAACACGGTTGGAACAAAAACGGTGTCTTCAATATCGAAGGTGGATGTTACGCTAAAGCTATTCACTTATCAAAGGAAAAAGAACCACAAATTTATAATGCTATTAAATACGGTACAATATTAGAAAATACTGTTGTAGCAGAGGATGGCAGTGTCAATTTCGATGACAATCGTTATACCGAAAATACACGTGCTGCTTATCCAATTAATCATATTGATAATATTGTCGTACCTTCAAAAGCAGCTCATCCTAATACTATTATTTTCTTAACTGCTGATGCATTTGGAGTAATCCCTCCAATTTCTAAATTAAATAAAAAGCAAGCTATGTACCATTTCTTAAGTGGCTTCACATCTAAGTTAGCTGGTACTGAACGTGGTGTTACTGAACCAGAACCTTCCTTCTCAACTTGTTTTGGTGCACCATTCTTACCATTACATCCAACAGTTTATGCAGATTTATTAGGAGAATTGATTGATCAACATGATGTAGATGTTTACTTAGTTAATACAGGATGGACTGGCGGAAAATACGGAGTTGGTCGTCGTATTAGTCTACACTATACACGTCAAATGGTTAACCAAGCTATTTCTGGCAAATTAAAACATGCAGAATATACTAAAGATAGTACATTTGGATTAAGCATTCCCGTTGAAATTGAAGATGTACCAAAAACAATCTTAAATCCTATTAATGCATGGAGTGATCCTGACAAATATAAAGCTCAAGCTCAAGATTTAATTCAACGTTTCGAAAATAATTTTGAAAAGTTTGGGAAAGAAGTAGAACATATTGCTTCTCAAGGTGGCTTTAACAAATAA
- the ytkD gene encoding RNA deprotection pyrophosphohydrolase, producing MTMKFWDKDQRLVELTYKTDINEADGNHVLAIPVYNDQLLFTNHKIRGIEFPGGKREDFETSEDAVKRELYEETGATVKALHYIAQYHIATVEDETFIKDVYFIDVNEINEKYDYMETTGPVLFNNINDISKEQQSYLLQDETILTCLERVIALGFYQS from the coding sequence ATGACCATGAAGTTTTGGGATAAGGATCAGCGACTAGTTGAATTAACTTATAAGACAGATATCAATGAGGCAGATGGTAATCATGTCCTTGCTATTCCAGTTTATAATGATCAATTACTTTTCACTAACCATAAAATACGTGGTATTGAATTTCCTGGTGGTAAAAGGGAAGATTTTGAAACGAGTGAAGATGCAGTCAAAAGAGAACTCTATGAAGAAACAGGTGCTACTGTTAAAGCACTTCATTATATTGCTCAATATCATATTGCAACTGTAGAAGATGAGACATTTATAAAAGATGTCTATTTTATTGATGTAAATGAAATTAATGAAAAATATGACTATATGGAAACAACAGGACCAGTATTATTTAACAATATTAACGACATTAGTAAGGAGCAACAAAGTTACTTATTGCAAGACGAAACGATATTAACGTGCTTAGAAAGGGTGATTGCACTTGGATTTTATCAAAGTTAA